The following coding sequences lie in one Mycteria americana isolate JAX WOST 10 ecotype Jacksonville Zoo and Gardens chromosome 13, USCA_MyAme_1.0, whole genome shotgun sequence genomic window:
- the MVK gene encoding mevalonate kinase isoform X2 — MWERSLVLSAPGKVILHGEHAVVHGKVALAVALDLRTFLRLRPCTEGRVCIRLPGVGVVRSWDTSCLQALRRGFAADFDESKSPSVEQLDTLKEFAGIAAGASAPESLATLAFLYMCLAISAKYGDVPSVDILVWSELPTGAGLGSSAAYAVCLAAALLTACGAILCPLKEGESTARWTEEELTLINSWAFQGEQVIHGNPSGVDNAVGTWGGALRYQSGKITPLKRVPTLRILLTNTKVPRSTKVLVAGVKEKILKFPAIMNPVLDSIDAISQECQSVLEAMPANPSPEYYPVLEELFDINQHHLNVIGVGHPSLDRLCRVTASHGLHSKLTGAGGGGCGITLLRPDTSPLAVEAAKRDLCACGFECWETNIGAPGVTLHSSSSLSAEVLHALSES; from the exons ATGTGGGAGCGGAGCCTGGTGCTGTCCGCCCCGGGGAAGGTGATCCTCCACGGGGAGCACGCCGTGGTGCACGGCAAG GTGGCCTTGGCCGTGGCGCTGGACCTGAGGACCTTCCTCCGCCTGCGGCCCTGCACTGAGGGCAGGGTGTGCATCCGCCTGCCGGGCGTCGGCGTCGTGAGGAGCTGGGACACCTCCTGCCTCCAGGCCCTGCGGAGGGGGTTTGCAG CTGACTTTGATGAATCTAAGTCCCCCAGCGTAGAACAGCTGGATACACTGAAAGAGTTTGCTGGAATCGCTGCCGGAGCCTCAGCTCCCGAGAGCCTTGCTACTCTTGCCTTTCTGTATATGTGCCTGGCTATTTCGGCTAAGTATGG AGATGTTCCGAGTGTGGACATACTGGTGTGGTCTGAGCTGCCcacaggagctgggctgggttcAAGTGCCGCCTATGCCGTTTGcttggcagcagccctgctgacGGCGTGCGGAGCCATCTTGTGCCCTCTGAAGGAGGGAGAATCCACAGCCAG gtGGACAGAAGAAGAGCTGACTTTGATTAACAGCTGGGCCTTCCAGGGGGAGCAGGTGATCCATGGCAATCCCTCGGGTGTGGATAATGCTGTTGGTACCTGGG GTGGAGCCCTGAGATACCAATCAGGAAAAATCACACCATTAAAGAG GGTGCCGACGCTGAGGATCTTGCTGACCAACACAAAAGTCCCTCGAAGCACCAAGGTCCTGGTGGCTGGTGTCAAAGAGAAGATCCTGAAG TTCCCTGCTATAATGAACCCGGTGCTGGACTCTATCGATGCAATTTCTCAGGAGTGCCAAAGTGTTCTGGAAGCGATGCCTGCAAATCCATCACCAGAGTATTACCCTGTGCTGGAG GAACTCTTTGATATAAACCAACACCACTTAAACGTGATCGGAGTTGGCCATCCCTCCCTGGACAGGCTGTGCCGGGTGACGGCGTCCCACGGCCTGCATAGCAAGCTGACCGGGGCTGGTGGGGGCGGCTGTGGCATCACCCTGCTGAGACCAG ACACCTCCCCGTTGGCCGTGGAAGCAGCCAAGCGAGACTTATGTGCCTGTGGATTTGAATGCTGGGAGACCAATATTGGGGCCCCCGGAGTGACCCTGCACTCGTCCTCATCTTTAAGCGCCGAAGTGCTGCATGCGCTCTCCGAGAGTTAA
- the MMAB gene encoding corrinoid adenosyltransferase MMAB — translation DGGRGGSGGGGGRRLRWPGGMLRRAAAAGRALRGPLRAAGRRQRSGEGSPDGGPRGDRAPKIYTRTGDAGFSSTFTGERRPKGDRIFEALGATDELSSAIGLAGEFSSEKGHTFVEQLHKVQCMLQDVGSNIATPLSSAREAHLKRTSFSEKPVQELEQWIDSYSEQLPPLRAFILPSGGKSSAALHFSRAVCRRAERCVVPLVQAGEADPNVAKYLNRLSDYLFVLARYAAMKEGKEEKIYVKPDP, via the exons GACGGCGGCCGCGGAGGGtcagggggcggcggcggccggcggctaCGGTGGCCGGGAGGGATGCtgcggcgagcggcggcggcgggccgggccctgcgggggccgctgcgggcggcggggcggcggcagcggagcgGGGAGGGCAG CCCCGACGGCGGCCCCCGCGGCGACCGGGCCCCGAAGATCTACACGAGGACGGGAGACGCAG GCTTCTCCAGCACCTTCACCGGGGAGCGGAGGCCGAAGGGTGACCGGATCTTCGAAGCCCTGGGAGCCACGGACGAACTGAGCTCGGCCATCGG gcTTGCTGGTGAATTTAGCAGTGAAAAGGGCCACACGTTTGTTGAACAACTTCACAAA GTCCAGTGTATGCTGCAGGATGTGGGCTCCAACATCGCGACACCTCTCTCCTCAGCCAGGGAGGCTCACTTGA aaCGAACATCTTTTAGTGAGAAGCCAGTTCAGGAGCTGGAGCAGTGGATTGACAGTTACTCAGAGCAGCTTCCTCCGCTCAGAGCTTTCATCTTGCCG TCAGGAGGTAAAAGCAGTGCTGCTCTCCATTTTTCCCGAGCTGTCTGCCGCAGAGCTGAAAGGTG CGTGGTTCCTTTAGTACAAGCAGGAGAAGCAGATCCAAATGTGGCCAAATACTTgaacag ACTGAGCGACTACCTCTTTGTTTTGGCACGTTACGCTGCaatgaaggaagggaaggaagagaaaatatatgtaaaGCCTGACCCATAA
- the MVK gene encoding mevalonate kinase isoform X1, which yields MWERSLVLSAPGKVILHGEHAVVHGKVALAVALDLRTFLRLRPCTEGRVCIRLPGVGVVRSWDTSCLQALRRGFAADFDESKSPSVEQLDTLKEFAGIAAGASAPESLATLAFLYMCLAISAKYGDVPSVDILVWSELPTGAGLGSSAAYAVCLAAALLTACGAILCPLKEGESTARWTEEELTLINSWAFQGEQVIHGNPSGVDNAVGTWGGALRYQSGKITPLKRPFEAEEIVAVWALGAAGGLKERGKEMSLVASRVPTLRILLTNTKVPRSTKVLVAGVKEKILKFPAIMNPVLDSIDAISQECQSVLEAMPANPSPEYYPVLEELFDINQHHLNVIGVGHPSLDRLCRVTASHGLHSKLTGAGGGGCGITLLRPDTSPLAVEAAKRDLCACGFECWETNIGAPGVTLHSSSSLSAEVLHALSES from the exons ATGTGGGAGCGGAGCCTGGTGCTGTCCGCCCCGGGGAAGGTGATCCTCCACGGGGAGCACGCCGTGGTGCACGGCAAG GTGGCCTTGGCCGTGGCGCTGGACCTGAGGACCTTCCTCCGCCTGCGGCCCTGCACTGAGGGCAGGGTGTGCATCCGCCTGCCGGGCGTCGGCGTCGTGAGGAGCTGGGACACCTCCTGCCTCCAGGCCCTGCGGAGGGGGTTTGCAG CTGACTTTGATGAATCTAAGTCCCCCAGCGTAGAACAGCTGGATACACTGAAAGAGTTTGCTGGAATCGCTGCCGGAGCCTCAGCTCCCGAGAGCCTTGCTACTCTTGCCTTTCTGTATATGTGCCTGGCTATTTCGGCTAAGTATGG AGATGTTCCGAGTGTGGACATACTGGTGTGGTCTGAGCTGCCcacaggagctgggctgggttcAAGTGCCGCCTATGCCGTTTGcttggcagcagccctgctgacGGCGTGCGGAGCCATCTTGTGCCCTCTGAAGGAGGGAGAATCCACAGCCAG gtGGACAGAAGAAGAGCTGACTTTGATTAACAGCTGGGCCTTCCAGGGGGAGCAGGTGATCCATGGCAATCCCTCGGGTGTGGATAATGCTGTTGGTACCTGGG GTGGAGCCCTGAGATACCAATCAGGAAAAATCACACCATTAAAGAG GCCTTTTGAGGCAGAAGAAATTGTAGCTGTCTGGGccttgggagctgctgggggactgAAGGAGAGAGGCAAGGAGATGTCTCTTGTTGCTTCCAGGGTGCCGACGCTGAGGATCTTGCTGACCAACACAAAAGTCCCTCGAAGCACCAAGGTCCTGGTGGCTGGTGTCAAAGAGAAGATCCTGAAG TTCCCTGCTATAATGAACCCGGTGCTGGACTCTATCGATGCAATTTCTCAGGAGTGCCAAAGTGTTCTGGAAGCGATGCCTGCAAATCCATCACCAGAGTATTACCCTGTGCTGGAG GAACTCTTTGATATAAACCAACACCACTTAAACGTGATCGGAGTTGGCCATCCCTCCCTGGACAGGCTGTGCCGGGTGACGGCGTCCCACGGCCTGCATAGCAAGCTGACCGGGGCTGGTGGGGGCGGCTGTGGCATCACCCTGCTGAGACCAG ACACCTCCCCGTTGGCCGTGGAAGCAGCCAAGCGAGACTTATGTGCCTGTGGATTTGAATGCTGGGAGACCAATATTGGGGCCCCCGGAGTGACCCTGCACTCGTCCTCATCTTTAAGCGCCGAAGTGCTGCATGCGCTCTCCGAGAGTTAA